Within Lentisphaerota bacterium, the genomic segment ACCGACGAAACCGGCACTCTATAGGATGGCGCCGGGCGGAAGGGCGTGCCCGTTTGCGCCCCCTGACCACCCCAAAGCCCCCTCACTGTCGAAAAACCGCCTGTTTTCGGCCTTTTCTGGCGACTGGTCCATGGCTGCGGAGCGCGTGTAGGCGCAGGTTATCGGCGGCGACGCTCCTTAGGCGAGGATTTGGGCGCCGTATCTAGGGCAAACGCATCAAAAATCAGAGCCCGATGGTTCCATCTCCACCAAAATTAGCATTGCTGCCTCCGTATTGACAGCGACGGGCGGGTTGGGGTATACCTTTCCTCAAAAAGGGGGATTAAGTGGGCGAGATGACCACAGGTGTGATTTTTGACATGGACGGCGTGTTGTGCGATTCCGAGCCCTTTATCTGCGAGGCCGCCGTGGCCATGTTCCGTGAGCGGCACGGCGTGACGGTCCAGGCTGCCGATTTTCATCCCTTCACCGGCACGGGCGAGGATCGCTTTCTGGGGGGCGTGGCCGAGAAATTTGGCGTGATCCTGAATCGCGAGGCCGACAAGGTGTTCACCTATAAACGCTATCTGGATCTCATTCGCGGCCGCCTGCAACCGATGGCTGGCGCGGTGGCGTTTGTGCGGACCTGCCGCAGCCGGGGGTTGAAGCTGGCTGTGGCGAGCAGCGCCGACCGGATGAAGGTTGACGGCAATCTGGCGCAGATCGGGTTTGCGCACGGCGCGTTTGACGCCGTGATTGACGGTTCGATGGTGGCACGCAAGAAACCCGA encodes:
- a CDS encoding HAD-IA family hydrolase, with protein sequence MTTGVIFDMDGVLCDSEPFICEAAVAMFRERHGVTVQAADFHPFTGTGEDRFLGGVAEKFGVILNREADKVFTYKRYLDLIRGRLQPMAGAVAFVRTCRSRGLKLAVASSADRMKVDGNLAQIGFAHGAFDAVIDGSMVARKKPEPDIFLLAADRIGVAPESCVVFEDAVSGIQAARAAGMRAIGVRSSFDDATLRGAGACQTVRDLSETVCLNPTD